One Kribbella sp. NBC_00662 genomic region harbors:
- a CDS encoding LLM class F420-dependent oxidoreductase translates to MLLRIFTEPQQGASYDDLLAVARKTEENGFDAFFRSDHYLAMGDGDGLPGPTDSWITLAGLARETSRIKLGTLVSSATFRNPGVLAISVAQVDQMSGGRAELGLGAGWFEAEHKAYGLTFPDTRTRFELLAEQLELITGLWDTAPGDKYEFAGEHYQISDSPALPKPVQQPHPPVIIGGSGKKKTPALAAKYAAEFNANFCSVEAAGELFQRVQAACTTIGRDPKSLTLSTAHTVVVGKDDAEVKQRADAIGRDLEDLKRSQIAGTPAEVVDRLGQFAAVGSQRHYVQIMDLHDLDHLDLIAAEVLPQVS, encoded by the coding sequence ATGCTTCTCAGGATCTTCACCGAACCGCAGCAAGGCGCCTCGTACGACGACCTCCTCGCGGTCGCCCGCAAGACCGAGGAGAACGGCTTCGACGCGTTCTTCCGCTCCGACCACTACCTCGCCATGGGCGACGGCGACGGCCTGCCGGGGCCGACCGACTCGTGGATCACGCTCGCCGGCCTGGCCCGTGAGACCAGCAGGATCAAACTCGGCACGCTGGTCAGCTCCGCGACGTTCCGCAACCCCGGCGTACTGGCGATCTCGGTCGCGCAGGTCGACCAGATGAGCGGCGGCCGGGCCGAGCTCGGCCTCGGCGCCGGCTGGTTCGAGGCCGAGCACAAGGCGTACGGCCTGACCTTCCCCGACACCCGCACGCGTTTCGAGCTGCTCGCCGAGCAGCTCGAGCTGATCACCGGCCTGTGGGACACCGCCCCTGGCGACAAGTACGAGTTCGCGGGCGAGCACTACCAGATCAGCGACTCCCCGGCGCTGCCGAAGCCGGTGCAGCAGCCGCACCCGCCGGTCATCATCGGCGGCAGCGGCAAGAAGAAGACGCCGGCGCTGGCGGCGAAGTACGCCGCCGAGTTCAACGCGAACTTCTGCTCGGTCGAGGCCGCGGGCGAGCTGTTCCAGCGCGTCCAGGCTGCCTGTACGACGATCGGCCGCGACCCGAAGAGCCTCACGCTGTCCACCGCGCACACGGTCGTGGTCGGCAAGGACGACGCCGAGGTGAAGCAGCGCGCCGACGCGATCGGCCGCGATCTCGAGGACCTCAAGCGGAGCCAGATCGCCGGTACGCCGGCCGAGGTCGTCGACCGGCTGGGCCAGTTCGCGGCCGTCGGGTCGCAGCGGCACTACGTGCAGATCATGGACCTGCACGACCTCGACCACCTCGACCTGATCGCGGCCGAAGTTCTTCCACAGGTTTCCTGA
- the acnA gene encoding aconitate hydratase AcnA, producing the protein MASVDSFGAKGALEVNGQSYEIFRLAGIEGADTLPYSLKVLLENLLRTEDGANITAEHITKLGNWDANAEPDTEIQFTPARVIMQDFTGVPCVVDLATMREAVGELGGDPTKINPLAPAELVIDHSVITDVFGRADAFERNVEFEYQRNGERYQFLRWGQTAFDDFKVVPPGTGIVHQVNIEHLARTVMVRDGVAYPDTCVGTDSHTTMVNGLGVLGWGVGGIEAEAAMLGQPVSMLIPKVVGFKLTGSVPAGATATDVVLTITQLLRKHGVVGKFVEFYGEGVAAVPLANRATIGNMSPEFGSTCAIFPIDDVTLEYLRLTGRSDQDVALVEAYAKEQGLWHDQSVEPRFSEYLELDLSTVVPSIAGPKRPQDRVALTEAKEAFRGALTDYATEELDVDPSETGSFPASDAPNGHGDVNDEPHVPHGGPGRPSKKTTISLDGQEVELDHGHVVIASITSCTNTSNPSVMMAAALLAKNAVDKGLSSKPWVKTSLAPGSKVVTDYYEKAGVTPYLDKLGFQLVGYGCTTCIGNSGPLPEAVSAGVQEADLAVVSVLSGNRNFEGRINPDVKMNYLASPPLVIAYALAGTMDFDFETDALGKDTDGNDVFLRDIWPAADDVERVIASSISKEMFTKDYADVFAGDERWQSLPTPEGKTFAWDSESTYVRKPPYFEGMAKDPSPVTDIAGARVLAKLGDSVTTDHISPAGSIKADSPAGKYLADHGVERKDFNSYGSRRGNHEVMIRGTFANIRLRNQIAPGTEGGFTRDFTKDDAPVTTIYDAAQAYAEAGTPLVILAGKEYGSGSSRDWAAKGTALLGAKAVITESFERIHRSNLIGMGVLPLQYPEGETAESLGLTGEETFDISGVTALNDGEIPRTVHVTVTGTDGSKKEFDAVVRIDTPGEADYYRNGGILQYVLRSLIAS; encoded by the coding sequence ATGGCGAGCGTCGACAGCTTCGGTGCCAAGGGGGCACTCGAGGTCAACGGGCAGTCGTACGAGATCTTCAGGTTGGCGGGTATCGAGGGTGCGGACACGCTGCCGTACTCGTTGAAGGTCCTGCTGGAGAACCTGTTGCGCACCGAGGACGGCGCGAACATCACCGCCGAGCACATCACCAAGCTCGGCAACTGGGACGCGAACGCGGAGCCCGACACCGAGATCCAGTTCACCCCGGCCCGGGTGATCATGCAGGACTTCACCGGCGTCCCGTGCGTGGTCGACCTGGCCACGATGCGCGAGGCGGTCGGCGAGCTCGGCGGCGACCCGACCAAGATCAACCCGCTGGCGCCGGCCGAGCTGGTCATCGACCACTCGGTCATCACCGACGTCTTCGGCCGTGCGGACGCGTTCGAGCGCAACGTCGAGTTCGAGTACCAGCGCAACGGCGAGCGGTACCAGTTCCTCCGCTGGGGCCAGACCGCGTTCGACGACTTCAAGGTCGTCCCGCCCGGCACCGGCATCGTGCACCAGGTGAACATCGAGCACCTCGCGCGCACCGTCATGGTGCGTGACGGCGTCGCGTACCCCGACACCTGCGTCGGCACCGACAGCCACACCACGATGGTGAACGGACTCGGCGTGCTCGGCTGGGGCGTCGGCGGTATCGAGGCCGAGGCGGCCATGCTCGGCCAGCCCGTGTCGATGCTGATCCCCAAGGTCGTCGGCTTCAAGCTGACCGGCTCGGTGCCGGCCGGCGCCACCGCGACAGACGTCGTGCTCACCATCACCCAGCTGCTGCGCAAGCACGGTGTGGTCGGCAAGTTCGTCGAGTTCTACGGCGAGGGCGTCGCGGCCGTGCCGCTGGCGAACCGGGCCACGATCGGCAACATGAGCCCGGAGTTCGGCTCGACCTGCGCGATCTTCCCGATCGACGACGTCACGCTGGAGTACCTGCGGCTGACCGGCCGCAGCGACCAGGACGTCGCGCTGGTCGAGGCGTACGCCAAGGAGCAGGGCCTGTGGCACGACCAGTCGGTCGAGCCGCGGTTCTCGGAGTACCTCGAGCTGGACCTGTCGACCGTCGTGCCGTCGATCGCCGGCCCGAAGCGTCCGCAGGACCGGGTCGCGCTGACCGAGGCCAAGGAGGCCTTCCGCGGCGCGCTGACCGACTACGCGACCGAGGAGCTGGACGTCGACCCGTCCGAGACCGGCAGCTTCCCGGCCAGCGACGCGCCGAACGGGCACGGCGACGTGAACGACGAGCCGCACGTGCCGCACGGCGGCCCGGGGCGTCCGTCGAAGAAGACCACGATCTCCCTGGACGGCCAGGAGGTCGAGCTCGACCACGGCCACGTCGTGATCGCGAGCATCACCTCCTGCACCAACACCTCGAACCCGTCGGTCATGATGGCCGCCGCGCTGCTCGCGAAGAACGCGGTCGACAAGGGCCTGTCGAGCAAGCCCTGGGTGAAGACCTCGCTGGCGCCGGGCTCGAAGGTGGTCACGGACTACTACGAGAAGGCCGGCGTCACGCCGTACCTGGACAAGCTCGGATTCCAGCTGGTCGGCTACGGATGTACGACGTGCATCGGCAACTCGGGCCCGCTGCCCGAGGCGGTGTCTGCCGGCGTCCAGGAAGCCGATCTCGCCGTCGTGAGTGTGCTGTCCGGCAACCGGAACTTCGAGGGCCGGATCAACCCGGACGTGAAGATGAACTACCTGGCCAGCCCGCCGCTGGTGATCGCGTACGCGCTCGCCGGGACGATGGACTTCGACTTCGAGACCGATGCCCTGGGCAAGGACACCGACGGGAACGACGTGTTCCTGCGCGACATCTGGCCGGCCGCGGACGACGTCGAGCGGGTGATCGCGAGCTCGATCAGCAAGGAGATGTTCACCAAGGACTACGCCGATGTCTTTGCCGGTGACGAGCGCTGGCAGTCGCTGCCGACGCCGGAGGGCAAGACGTTCGCGTGGGACAGCGAGTCGACGTACGTGCGGAAGCCTCCGTACTTCGAGGGCATGGCGAAGGACCCGTCGCCGGTCACCGACATCGCCGGTGCCCGCGTGCTGGCCAAGCTGGGCGACTCGGTCACCACCGACCACATCTCGCCGGCCGGCTCGATCAAGGCCGACAGCCCCGCGGGTAAGTACCTCGCCGACCACGGTGTCGAGCGCAAGGACTTCAACTCGTACGGTTCGCGCCGCGGCAACCACGAGGTGATGATCCGCGGCACGTTCGCGAACATCCGCCTGCGCAACCAGATCGCGCCGGGCACCGAGGGCGGCTTCACCCGCGACTTCACCAAGGACGACGCCCCGGTCACCACGATCTACGATGCCGCCCAGGCGTACGCCGAGGCCGGGACGCCGCTGGTGATCCTGGCGGGCAAGGAGTACGGCTCGGGCTCGTCGCGTGACTGGGCCGCCAAGGGTACGGCGCTGCTCGGCGCGAAGGCCGTCATCACGGAGTCCTTCGAGCGCATCCACCGGTCGAACCTGATCGGCATGGGCGTACTCCCGCTGCAGTACCCGGAGGGTGAGACCGCGGAGTCGCTCGGCCTGACCGGCGAGGAGACCTTCGACATCAGCGGCGTGACCGCGCTGAACGACGGTGAGATCCCGCGCACGGTGCACGTGACGGTGACCGGCACGGACGGGTCGAAGAAGGAGTTCGACGCGGTGGTCCGGATCGACACGCCTGGTGAGGCCGACTACTACCGCAACGGCGGGATCCTCCAGTACGTGCTGCGGTCGCTGATCGCGAGCTGA
- a CDS encoding cold-shock protein: MERRTGEDDGVVRFWDDEEGWGVVDCPSTPGGCWTHFSVIEAEGFRSLPPGGSVRVRWESPGQDGYDYRAEWAKQH; the protein is encoded by the coding sequence ATGGAGCGTCGCACCGGAGAGGACGACGGCGTCGTCCGGTTCTGGGACGACGAGGAGGGCTGGGGCGTCGTGGACTGCCCCAGCACTCCCGGCGGCTGCTGGACGCATTTCTCGGTGATCGAGGCCGAGGGGTTCCGTTCATTGCCGCCGGGCGGCTCGGTGCGGGTCCGCTGGGAGTCACCCGGCCAGGACGGCTACGACTACCGGGCCGAGTGGGCCAAGCAACACTAG
- a CDS encoding HEAT repeat domain-containing protein: MTERQSPRDVVRAACAEYGEDAVIDWCVAFLSGEIPGDAAYGAELPKLVAITGSDNPGGWKAPVDPVNYYWIRVWAARVFLYVWRDDVVDTLLAAADDPAWRVREHVARITAQRELGQLVDALLPMLEHELPRVRAAAVRAVGAAGEFEHAEAIRPLADDPDHTVRVAVERALSKLEERLDRAL, from the coding sequence ATGACCGAGAGGCAGTCACCGCGCGACGTCGTCCGCGCCGCCTGCGCGGAGTACGGCGAGGACGCGGTGATCGACTGGTGCGTCGCGTTCCTGAGCGGGGAGATCCCGGGGGACGCGGCGTACGGCGCCGAGCTGCCGAAGCTGGTCGCGATCACCGGGTCGGACAACCCTGGTGGATGGAAGGCGCCGGTTGATCCGGTCAACTACTACTGGATCCGGGTCTGGGCGGCCCGCGTGTTCCTGTATGTCTGGCGTGACGACGTGGTCGACACGCTGCTGGCCGCGGCGGACGATCCGGCGTGGCGGGTTCGTGAGCACGTCGCGCGGATCACGGCGCAACGCGAGCTCGGTCAGCTCGTCGACGCGCTGCTCCCGATGCTCGAGCACGAGCTGCCACGGGTGCGGGCGGCCGCGGTGCGAGCGGTCGGGGCAGCGGGGGAGTTCGAGCACGCGGAGGCGATCCGGCCGCTCGCCGACGACCCTGATCACACAGTCCGCGTCGCCGTCGAGCGTGCGCTGTCGAAGCTGGAGGAACGCCTTGACCGAGCCCTCTGA
- a CDS encoding N-acetyltransferase family protein — translation MTEPSDDHPRPTPALSGPISARLATAADGAAVGEIHAASWGAAYAPMFPEEVAQEGIESRKARWHERLAGGEGVVMIGFVGDRPLAMSWSVPSETRPGFAEIYSFYTHPDGWRSGVSAALMTSTLKQLRADGFDRVHLWTLRDTPQSRRFYTKVGFTETGATQTRDFGDGNPLPQVEYELAGESGA, via the coding sequence TTGACCGAGCCCTCTGACGACCATCCCAGGCCCACTCCCGCGCTGAGCGGGCCGATCTCGGCCCGGCTCGCGACGGCTGCGGACGGCGCGGCGGTCGGGGAGATTCATGCTGCATCTTGGGGAGCGGCATATGCGCCGATGTTTCCCGAAGAGGTCGCCCAGGAGGGGATCGAGAGTCGTAAGGCCCGCTGGCACGAGCGCCTGGCTGGTGGGGAGGGCGTGGTCATGATCGGGTTCGTCGGCGACCGGCCGCTGGCGATGTCGTGGTCTGTGCCGTCCGAGACCAGACCGGGTTTCGCGGAGATCTACAGCTTCTACACGCATCCCGACGGCTGGAGGAGCGGAGTGTCGGCCGCGCTCATGACCAGCACGCTGAAGCAGCTCCGCGCGGACGGGTTCGATCGCGTTCACCTGTGGACGTTGCGCGACACCCCGCAGTCACGCCGCTTCTACACGAAGGTCGGCTTCACCGAGACCGGCGCCACCCAGACCCGCGACTTCGGCGACGGCAACCCACTCCCGCAGGTGGAGTACGAGCTAGCCGGCGAGAGCGGCGCGTAG
- a CDS encoding HIT family protein yields the protein MSDCLFCSIIAGTTPAQIVLDTPEVVGFLDVRPVFKGHTLLVPRTHVPTLVELPDELMVPLFGAARSVADAVRTAFDAQGSFVAVNNVVSQSVPHLHVHVVPRTKGDGLRGFFWPRTKYADETEASEYAGKLRAALAG from the coding sequence ATGTCTGACTGTCTCTTCTGTTCGATCATCGCGGGTACGACGCCCGCCCAGATCGTGCTGGACACCCCGGAGGTCGTCGGCTTCCTGGACGTCCGGCCGGTGTTCAAAGGGCACACGCTGCTGGTGCCTCGCACGCACGTGCCGACGCTGGTCGAGCTGCCCGACGAGTTGATGGTCCCGCTGTTCGGCGCGGCCCGGTCCGTCGCGGACGCTGTTCGTACGGCGTTCGACGCGCAGGGCTCGTTCGTTGCCGTCAACAACGTTGTGTCCCAGTCGGTGCCGCACCTGCACGTCCACGTCGTACCGCGCACCAAGGGCGACGGTCTGCGTGGCTTCTTCTGGCCGCGCACGAAGTACGCCGACGAGACCGAGGCTTCGGAGTACGCCGGGAAGCTACGCGCCGCTCTCGCCGGCTAG
- a CDS encoding Na+/H+ antiporter: protein MHIAIEVVALVAVVAAGAALARRIGISAPLLLVVIGIAASYLPFIPRIELAPEVVLVGFLPPLLYSAAIKTSLVDFTKHRRSIGLLSVGLVAFTALGVGLVAWWLLGAVAESIGQEPLPFWAAFAIGAVVAPPDAVAATAIAKRVGLPRRIVTILEGESLMNDATALVCLRTALAAALVAPTVLHVSLDFLRAAGGGVLIGVAVAFVLAKIRRRFTDPVLDTTLSLTAPFVAYIAAENHYVHASGVLSVVVTGLLLGHKAPIIQSAKSRMSERTNWRTIQFLLENMVFLLIGLQTRWILDALGNSPLPAWLIATATIAVFLAVVLLRPIWIIPTTLLSRRILGPSRPGPVSRRALIVVCWAGMRGVVTLAAVFTLPEDTPHREVLVFIALTVTAGTLLVQGSTLPWLVRRLGLPGPDPAEDALQEAAVLQGAHRAAIEKLDEISSPSDPPAVLDVLRQRGEARAQAAWERLGRPETEYETPSEAYRRLRIAMLEAERTHILKVRDAGLVADEVLQRAQNALDIEESILDRDEDDDVGGRSEDLRPKLLPGGECDHLAQAPVVVAPNTPDGCEECLADGTSWVHLRLCLACGHVGCCDSSEMKHASKHYDHEKHPVMRSFEPGETWRWCFVDEKLG, encoded by the coding sequence GTGCATATCGCGATCGAGGTCGTGGCCCTCGTCGCCGTCGTCGCGGCCGGTGCCGCGCTGGCGCGGCGGATAGGGATCTCGGCTCCCCTGCTGCTGGTGGTCATCGGGATCGCCGCGTCGTACCTGCCGTTCATCCCCCGGATCGAACTCGCGCCCGAGGTCGTCCTGGTCGGATTCCTGCCGCCGCTGCTGTACTCGGCCGCGATCAAGACCAGCCTGGTCGACTTCACCAAGCACCGGCGGTCGATCGGACTGCTGTCCGTCGGCCTGGTCGCCTTCACTGCGCTCGGCGTCGGTCTGGTCGCCTGGTGGCTGCTGGGCGCGGTCGCGGAGTCGATCGGCCAGGAGCCGCTGCCGTTCTGGGCCGCGTTCGCGATCGGCGCGGTCGTGGCGCCGCCCGACGCTGTGGCCGCGACCGCGATCGCCAAACGCGTCGGCCTCCCCCGCCGGATCGTGACGATCCTCGAGGGCGAGAGCCTGATGAACGACGCGACCGCGCTGGTCTGCCTGCGTACGGCGCTCGCCGCGGCCCTCGTCGCCCCGACCGTCCTGCACGTCAGCCTCGACTTCCTCCGGGCGGCCGGCGGCGGTGTGCTCATCGGCGTGGCGGTGGCGTTCGTCCTGGCGAAGATCCGCCGCCGGTTCACCGACCCGGTCCTGGACACCACGCTCAGCCTGACCGCTCCGTTCGTCGCGTACATCGCGGCCGAGAACCACTACGTGCACGCGTCCGGCGTACTCTCCGTCGTCGTCACGGGTCTGCTGCTCGGGCACAAGGCGCCGATCATCCAGTCGGCGAAGTCGCGGATGTCGGAGCGGACCAACTGGCGGACGATCCAGTTCCTGCTGGAGAACATGGTCTTCCTGCTGATCGGTCTGCAGACGCGGTGGATCCTCGACGCGCTCGGCAACAGCCCGCTGCCGGCGTGGCTGATCGCGACGGCCACAATCGCGGTGTTCCTCGCGGTCGTGCTGCTGCGGCCGATCTGGATCATTCCCACCACACTGCTCTCGCGGCGGATACTCGGCCCATCGCGACCTGGACCGGTTTCGCGGCGGGCGCTGATCGTCGTGTGCTGGGCCGGCATGCGCGGTGTGGTCACGCTGGCCGCGGTCTTCACGCTGCCCGAAGACACGCCGCATCGCGAAGTACTCGTGTTCATCGCCCTGACCGTCACCGCGGGCACGCTGCTCGTCCAAGGGTCGACGCTGCCCTGGCTGGTACGGCGATTGGGCCTGCCGGGACCGGATCCGGCCGAGGACGCGTTGCAGGAGGCCGCCGTACTGCAGGGAGCGCACCGGGCCGCGATCGAGAAGCTCGACGAGATCTCGTCACCGTCGGATCCGCCGGCTGTTCTGGACGTACTGCGGCAGCGGGGCGAGGCTCGCGCGCAGGCCGCGTGGGAGCGGCTCGGGCGGCCGGAGACCGAGTACGAGACGCCGAGCGAGGCGTACCGGCGGTTGCGGATCGCGATGCTCGAAGCGGAACGTACGCACATCCTGAAGGTCCGCGACGCCGGGCTGGTCGCCGACGAGGTGCTGCAGCGGGCGCAGAACGCGCTCGACATCGAGGAGTCGATCCTGGACCGCGACGAGGACGACGACGTCGGCGGGCGCTCGGAGGACCTGCGGCCGAAGCTGCTGCCGGGCGGTGAGTGCGATCACCTCGCGCAGGCGCCGGTGGTGGTCGCGCCGAACACCCCCGACGGTTGCGAGGAATGCCTGGCCGACGGCACGTCCTGGGTGCACCTGCGGCTGTGCCTGGCCTGCGGTCACGTCGGGTGCTGCGACTCGTCGGAGATGAAGCACGCCAGCAAGCACTACGACCACGAGAAGCATCCGGTGATGCGCAGCTTCGAGCCGGGCGAGACCTGGCGCTGGTGCTTCGTCGACGAAAAACTGGGTTAG
- a CDS encoding CocE/NonD family hydrolase, whose translation MRRRVLALAGVVALLLSPVVPAAAGTTVVNGCVGSVPEPGTTTPVRICYSLFKPATASAQHTVPLIFHSHGWGGSRTKDPAAFKDWLDAGFGVLSFDQRSFGESTGVAHVMNPDYEGRDVVKLVDLVAGLDWVTKQAPGDPLIGAIGGSYGGGYQFAGAFTELRDSGRTRFDALAPEVTWWDLKQSLAPQEAARTMWLSILFAGGGTHLPPAVSAAFVALIATGAWPAGKAGRDLDAFFAHNGPAWHVAQGRKLDLPVLFGQGISDNLFNLNQGLANFDHALTSRARARSIFVGYNGGHTLPSVVPPGYATAGDPCSIALGSPNFASLSIRFMQLQLLHKSTGLTGFGTYHLSTAAGRCLTQQNLTPNKSYRLGKIVAPTGVGLPVNLPIAKGPLTIAGTPTLSARVYTVIPQSVAYFALSVGTSPLTAKIVQNNTMPLREKHPARGVLRTIELPAIAVDVPAGQNLYLTVAPVADMYAGQRGPLPGVMMLKNGTLSIHAVR comes from the coding sequence ATGCGTCGTCGTGTACTTGCTCTGGCGGGTGTGGTTGCGCTGCTGCTGTCGCCGGTGGTCCCGGCGGCCGCCGGGACCACAGTGGTGAACGGGTGCGTCGGATCGGTGCCAGAGCCTGGGACGACGACGCCCGTACGGATCTGCTACTCGCTCTTCAAACCGGCGACAGCCTCCGCGCAGCACACCGTGCCGCTGATCTTCCACAGCCACGGCTGGGGTGGGAGCCGCACGAAGGATCCCGCCGCGTTCAAGGACTGGCTGGACGCGGGCTTCGGCGTACTGAGCTTCGACCAGCGCAGCTTCGGCGAGAGTACGGGTGTTGCACACGTGATGAACCCGGACTACGAGGGGCGCGACGTCGTGAAGCTCGTCGACCTCGTTGCCGGTCTGGACTGGGTGACGAAGCAGGCGCCGGGTGATCCGTTGATCGGTGCGATCGGCGGATCGTACGGCGGCGGGTACCAGTTCGCCGGGGCGTTCACCGAGTTGCGCGACAGCGGCCGCACCCGGTTCGACGCGCTCGCGCCGGAGGTCACCTGGTGGGACCTCAAGCAGAGCCTGGCGCCGCAGGAAGCCGCGCGAACGATGTGGCTGTCGATCCTGTTCGCGGGCGGCGGCACGCATCTCCCGCCTGCGGTGTCGGCGGCATTCGTTGCGTTGATCGCGACCGGCGCGTGGCCGGCGGGGAAGGCCGGTCGCGATCTCGACGCGTTCTTCGCGCACAACGGTCCGGCCTGGCACGTCGCGCAGGGCCGGAAGCTGGATCTGCCGGTCCTGTTCGGTCAGGGGATCTCGGACAACCTCTTCAACCTCAATCAGGGGCTCGCGAACTTCGATCACGCGTTGACGTCACGAGCACGGGCGCGGTCGATCTTCGTCGGGTACAACGGCGGTCATACGCTGCCGAGCGTCGTACCGCCTGGCTATGCGACCGCTGGCGACCCGTGCTCGATAGCTCTCGGATCGCCGAACTTCGCGAGTCTCTCGATCCGTTTCATGCAACTGCAGCTGCTCCACAAGTCGACCGGCCTGACCGGCTTCGGCACGTACCACCTGTCGACCGCCGCTGGTCGTTGCCTGACACAACAGAACTTGACGCCCAACAAGAGTTATCGGCTGGGCAAGATCGTCGCGCCGACCGGTGTCGGTCTGCCCGTCAACCTGCCGATCGCCAAGGGCCCGCTGACGATCGCCGGTACGCCGACGTTGAGCGCCCGCGTCTACACGGTGATCCCGCAGTCCGTGGCGTACTTCGCGCTGAGTGTGGGCACGAGCCCGTTGACCGCGAAGATCGTGCAGAACAACACGATGCCGCTGCGCGAGAAGCATCCGGCGCGGGGAGTCTTGCGCACGATCGAGCTGCCGGCGATCGCGGTCGACGTACCAGCCGGCCAGAACCTGTACCTCACCGTCGCGCCGGTCGCCGACATGTACGCCGGCCAGCGTGGACCCCTCCCGGGTGTGATGATGCTGAAGAACGGCACGCTGAGCATCCACGCGGTGAGGTAG
- a CDS encoding alpha/beta hydrolase encodes MLVTETFEYGGGRDVTAYVPAETPEAVVFAGDGQLISRWGEFLNAADDVPPTLLVATHRLDDEMERIHEYSPGFEPDRFAAHEKFFVEDVREWVRTRFRIALPAERTAVFGVSASGELALAIGLRHPDIYGAIFCASPGGGYQPPGDMGSSLPRAYFVGGTEEPWFLENATRWADALRDAGADVVRTERPGNHGDDFWRQELPLMAAWAFA; translated from the coding sequence ATGCTGGTCACGGAAACGTTCGAGTACGGCGGCGGTCGCGACGTCACGGCGTATGTCCCGGCGGAGACACCGGAAGCGGTCGTGTTCGCGGGCGACGGTCAGCTGATCTCGCGGTGGGGCGAGTTCCTCAACGCGGCGGACGACGTACCGCCGACGCTGCTCGTCGCGACGCATCGGCTGGACGACGAGATGGAGCGGATCCACGAGTATTCGCCCGGCTTCGAGCCGGACCGGTTCGCGGCGCACGAGAAGTTCTTCGTCGAGGATGTGCGGGAGTGGGTGCGGACGCGCTTTCGCATCGCGCTGCCGGCCGAGCGTACGGCGGTCTTCGGGGTGTCGGCGAGCGGCGAACTGGCGCTCGCGATCGGGCTCCGGCATCCCGACATCTACGGTGCGATCTTCTGCGCGTCACCCGGCGGCGGCTACCAGCCACCCGGCGACATGGGCAGCTCGCTGCCCCGCGCGTACTTCGTCGGCGGCACCGAGGAGCCGTGGTTCCTCGAGAACGCGACCCGCTGGGCTGACGCCCTCCGCGACGCCGGCGCCGACGTCGTCCGCACCGAACGGCCCGGAAACCACGGCGACGACTTCTGGCGCCAGGAACTCCCGCTGATGGCGGCCTGGGCCTTCGCCTAA
- a CDS encoding DUF402 domain-containing protein, whose amino-acid sequence MRDVRVVYRKYDEKLHWHQWMRFLGEDEYGVWLGAAAGSVSQRGDEPVVTQEQAHVQLFPRDKWFTALFNDEPRYTEIYADITTPVEFSDDVVTMIDLDLDVIKRRDGNVFIDDEDEFAEHQVQYGYPADVIATARETCDWLVEAVSTEEPFLTVYKTYLDKVR is encoded by the coding sequence ATGCGTGATGTTCGGGTGGTGTACCGCAAGTACGACGAGAAGTTGCATTGGCATCAGTGGATGCGGTTTCTCGGGGAGGATGAGTACGGGGTGTGGTTGGGGGCCGCGGCGGGGTCCGTGTCGCAGCGGGGTGATGAGCCGGTGGTGACGCAGGAGCAGGCTCATGTGCAGTTGTTTCCGCGGGATAAGTGGTTCACGGCGCTCTTCAACGACGAGCCGCGGTACACGGAGATCTATGCCGACATCACCACGCCGGTGGAGTTCTCCGACGATGTGGTGACGATGATCGATCTCGATCTGGATGTGATCAAGCGCCGGGACGGGAACGTGTTCATCGACGATGAGGACGAGTTCGCCGAGCATCAGGTGCAGTACGGGTATCCGGCCGACGTGATCGCCACCGCTCGCGAGACGTGTGACTGGCTGGTGGAAGCGGTGTCGACCGAGGAGCCGTTCCTGACCGTCTACAAGACGTATCTCGACAAGGTTCGTTAG
- a CDS encoding DUF402 domain-containing protein has translation MDLVRTLFRKYDGQPHRLVEAIRLGEDEHGLWVGSVPGTQGQRADGSWKTIDHHRVRLFPRGQWWSALFNDEPHQTAIYCDITMPAEFGVDSVTLVDLDLDIRLLRDGTVHVMDEDEFHAHQVRYNYPPQVVATAQATCDHLAATITTTEPFTTAYKPYLELVRSM, from the coding sequence ATGGACCTGGTGAGGACCCTGTTCCGGAAGTACGACGGGCAGCCGCATCGGCTCGTCGAGGCGATCCGCCTCGGCGAGGACGAGCACGGGCTGTGGGTCGGCTCCGTCCCTGGAACCCAAGGTCAGCGGGCCGACGGCAGCTGGAAGACCATCGACCACCACCGGGTCCGGCTGTTTCCCCGCGGGCAGTGGTGGAGCGCGCTCTTCAACGACGAGCCGCACCAGACGGCGATCTACTGCGACATCACCATGCCGGCCGAATTCGGCGTCGACTCGGTGACGTTGGTCGATCTGGACCTGGATATCCGGCTGCTGCGGGACGGGACCGTGCATGTGATGGACGAGGACGAATTCCACGCCCATCAGGTCCGCTACAACTACCCGCCGCAGGTGGTCGCCACCGCCCAAGCCACGTGCGACCACCTGGCCGCCACGATCACCACCACCGAACCCTTCACCACCGCCTACAAGCCGTACCTGGAACTCGTCCGAAGCATGTAA